In Immundisolibacter sp., the sequence AGCCGGCATCGCCCAGCACGGCGGTTTCCCGCCCATGCAGCAGGGCGTGCGCCTGGGTCACGTCGGCCACGTGGGCGGCCGTGCCGACCACCGTGTGCACCAGCCCCGAGTCCAGGTCGACCCCGATGTGCGCCTTCATGCCAAAGTGCCACCGGTTGCCCTTCTTCGCCTGATGCATATCCGGGTCGCGCGCCCGGTCCCGGTTCTTGGTCGATGGCGGTGCGGCAATCAGGGTGGCGTCGATGAGCGTGCCCTCGCGCAGCAGCAGGCCCTGCTGGGCCAGGTGCGCGTTGATGGTCTGGAAGATCGCACCGGTCAGGTCGTGCTCCTCCAGCCGGCGGCGGAACTTCAGCAGCGTGGTGGCATCCGGCGCCGCCTCGCGCGCCAGATCAACACCGACAAACCGGCGGATGGCCTGACTGTCGTACAGCGCGTCCTCGATGCCCTCATCCGACAGCCCGAAGCACTGCTGCGCTATGTACATCCGCAGCATCCGTTCCAGGCCGATCGGCGGGCGACCGGCGCCGCGCCCCTTCGGATAGAACGGCTCGATGGCCGCCACCAGCGCCACCCACGGCGTCAGCGTATCCAGCTGCGCCAGGAACCGGTCACGCCGCGTCTGCTTCTTCTTGCTGGCGTATTCCAGATCAGAGAAACTCGCTTGCATCGCTCAGGCTCCCGCGGACACTGTGTGGGCGCTCATTATCGCAAAGGCTGACACCCACAGGCCGCCGCGCGGGGAATAAATCAGTGGTTCCCTTAGCGTTGTCGCATGCCCTGCTGCCCGCGCATTCACCTTGATGGCGTACCCCAGCACATCGTGCAGCGCGGGCATAACCGGGAACGCTGCTTCTTTCGCGAAGAAGACTATCAGGCCTATCTTCCCGCGCCGGGAGAGACGATGCGGAAAGGCAAGTCGCCTACCGCGAACTGTTTCGGACGCAGTTGGATCGCAAAGTCGTCGACGACATCCGGCTGGCGCTCAACCAGAGTCAGCCGATGAGTAATTCACGTTTTCATGCAAGGTCGAGGCCACGACTGGACAAAGGCGCGAGGCCAGGCCACACGGCAGGCCGCCGACGCACGACGACGCATCCCTGGCGCCCGATGGGGCGCAAGCAGAGCTGGGGTTATGATTCTGAATGCTCAACACAACGGTCGCCTCGAAAAACCCCCGTATTGCCGCCCCCAAGGTGGCGGGAGCCCAGCGGACCCGGGCAACTGGATGCCCGCCACGCGGGCATGACCGTGTTTTCGAGGTGGGCATGTTGCGATGCGCGCCGTGCCGCAGCGCCCAGGCGGGTGATCGGGATCTGACACACACTGCCGCCGACCGGTCACGGCACCCAACATATGACCCCAACCGGAGGAGCCACATGCCCGAGCAATCGACTCAACAGGCCTCCGCCGCCCGCGCACAGGCGCTGGACGCCATCATCATCGGCGCTGGCTTTGGCGGCATGTACGCGCTGCATTTGCTGCGCGGACTGGGCCTGTCGGCACGGGTTTACGACGACGCGACCAGCGTCGGCGGCACCTGGTCGTGGAATCGCTATCCCGGCGCGCGGGTCGATTTTCCCGGTGGGCCGTATTACTGCTACACCTTTTCCGAAGAACTGGTGCGCGAGTGGGATTGGGCCGAAACCCAGCCCGATCAGCCGGCGGTGCTGGCGTACCTCAACTTCGTGGCTGACAAGTTCGACCTGCGCCGCGACATCGAGCTTCAAACCCGCGTCACGTCCGCGCAGTACGACGAAGCCGCCCAGCGCTGGACGGTCGAGACCAACCACGGCGCCCGCGTCAGCGCGCAGTTCCTGATCTGCGCCGTGGGCACGCTGTCGGCCGCCAACCGTCCGAACATTCCGGGCCTGGATAGCTTCGCCGGCGCGTGTTACCACACCGGCCATTGGCCGCACAAAAAAGTGGATTTCACGGGCAAGCGGGTTGGCATCATCGGCACCGGCTCGTCCGGCGTGCAGGCCATCCCCATCATAGCCCGCGAGGCCGCGCACCTGACGGTGTTCCAGCGCACGCCGCAGTACACCATTCCGGCTGGCAACCGCCCGCTGGACCCCGCCGTTGCGCGCCAGACCCGGGACAACTGGCCGCAGGTCCGTCAGCAGATGATCGAGTCCCCATTCGGGGCGCCGTTTGTGCCCAGTACCCGCTCGGCCCTGGACGACACGCCCGAACAGCGAAAGGCGCTGTACGAGACGCACTGGCAAAAGGGCGGCTTGGGCATCGCGTTTGACTCCTACCACGACATCCTGTTCGAGCAGGCGGCAAATCACACGCTGGCGGATTTCGTACGCTCCAAGATCGGCCAGATCGTGCGCGACCCCACCATCGCCAAAAAACTGATGCCCGATTACCTGATCGGCACCAAGCGGCAGATTTTAGACTCCGGCTACTACGAGACCTTCAACCGCGCCAACGTCACTCTGGTGGACTTGCGCGACGACCCGATCCAGGCCATTACGCCCGGCGGCGTGCGCACCCGCAGCGGCGAACACGCGCTCGACATGCTGGTCCTGGCGACCGGTTACGACGCCATCACCGGTGCCCTGCAAAACCTGAACCCGCGGGGTCGGGGCGGCGTGACGCTTAAA encodes:
- a CDS encoding flavin-containing monooxygenase; its protein translation is MPEQSTQQASAARAQALDAIIIGAGFGGMYALHLLRGLGLSARVYDDATSVGGTWSWNRYPGARVDFPGGPYYCYTFSEELVREWDWAETQPDQPAVLAYLNFVADKFDLRRDIELQTRVTSAQYDEAAQRWTVETNHGARVSAQFLICAVGTLSAANRPNIPGLDSFAGACYHTGHWPHKKVDFTGKRVGIIGTGSSGVQAIPIIAREAAHLTVFQRTPQYTIPAGNRPLDPAVARQTRDNWPQVRQQMIESPFGAPFVPSTRSALDDTPEQRKALYETHWQKGGLGIAFDSYHDILFEQAANHTLADFVRSKIGQIVRDPTIAKKLMPDYLIGTKRQILDSGYYETFNRANVTLVDLRDDPIQAITPGGVRTRSGEHALDMLVLATGYDAITGALQNLNPRGRGGVTLKQQWAERFNTYLGMAIPGFPNLFMIHGPETPSVLFNMPLGAELEGEWIRDCIRYLREHRLGVIEPAPGVEIAWGEEVAEAASHTLFPLTESWYTGANIPGKHRQFAVHMGGPRYFQQLSQVAAKGYEGFVLEPEQAASVSA
- a CDS encoding IS5 family transposase, whose amino-acid sequence is MQASFSDLEYASKKKQTRRDRFLAQLDTLTPWVALVAAIEPFYPKGRGAGRPPIGLERMLRMYIAQQCFGLSDEGIEDALYDSQAIRRFVGVDLAREAAPDATTLLKFRRRLEEHDLTGAIFQTINAHLAQQGLLLREGTLIDATLIAAPPSTKNRDRARDPDMHQAKKGNRWHFGMKAHIGVDLDSGLVHTVVGTAAHVADVTQAHALLHGRETAVLGDAG